The Anabaena sp. WA102 genome contains a region encoding:
- a CDS encoding YfbK domain-containing protein: MKDSEFKVDQIPATNLRFAAAVATFGMILRDSEYKGNANYDLVMKLATQGQGEDQEGYRGEFMRLVEKSRNLMIKK; this comes from the coding sequence ATCAAAGATAGTGAATTCAAAGTTGACCAAATCCCCGCCACTAATTTGAGATTTGCGGCTGCTGTGGCAACTTTTGGGATGATATTACGTGATTCTGAATACAAAGGGAATGCTAACTATGATTTGGTGATGAAATTAGCAACTCAAGGTCAGGGGGAAGATCAGGAGGGCTATCGGGGTGAGTTTATGCGTTTGGTAGAGAAATCTAGAAATTTAATGATCAAAAAGTGA
- a CDS encoding alpha/beta fold hydrolase yields the protein MLKFQPPGFGSKFIHTSLGAMVYYTQISTPWENTKNQDLPPLLFLHNFGGGASAYEWSKIYPAYASKYRILAPDLIGWGKSAHPVRDYQIEDYLTTILEFISQTCDQPVTVIASSLTAAFTIRLAVTYPDLFNALFLVCPAGFNDFGEGAGRRLPLSLINTPLVDNLIYALGAENEIAVRNFLQSFLFAKPERVTQEMVSAYLSSAQRYQAKFAALSFLRGNLYFDLSLYIQQLQVPTVMLWGENAQFTNMQLGRRLANLNTEAIQGFHEIPDTGILPHLEIPAVVIGILQKYNKTGKLEI from the coding sequence ATGCTGAAATTTCAACCTCCGGGTTTTGGTAGTAAATTCATTCATACATCTTTGGGGGCAATGGTTTATTATACCCAAATTAGCACTCCTTGGGAAAATACCAAAAATCAAGATTTACCACCATTATTGTTTCTACATAACTTTGGTGGTGGTGCGTCTGCTTATGAATGGTCAAAAATTTACCCAGCTTATGCGTCAAAATATCGAATTTTAGCCCCGGATTTAATTGGCTGGGGAAAATCTGCTCACCCTGTGAGAGATTATCAAATTGAAGATTATTTAACGACGATTCTTGAGTTCATTTCGCAAACTTGTGATCAACCTGTAACCGTCATAGCATCTTCTTTAACTGCGGCTTTTACTATTCGTCTGGCTGTTACTTATCCCGATTTATTCAACGCTTTATTTTTAGTTTGTCCTGCGGGTTTTAATGATTTTGGAGAAGGTGCAGGGAGAAGATTACCACTTTCTTTAATTAATACACCGTTAGTAGATAATTTAATTTATGCTTTAGGTGCAGAAAATGAAATTGCAGTGAGAAACTTTTTGCAGAGTTTTCTATTTGCTAAACCGGAAAGAGTGACACAAGAAATGGTGTCAGCTTATTTAAGTTCTGCACAAAGATATCAAGCTAAGTTTGCAGCTTTGTCTTTTTTACGAGGAAATTTGTATTTTGATTTGAGTTTATATATTCAACAACTTCAAGTTCCCACTGTGATGTTGTGGGGCGAAAATGCCCAATTTACAAATATGCAATTAGGACGACGGTTAGCAAATTTAAATACTGAGGCAATTCAGGGTTTTCATGAAATACCCGATACGGGAATTCTGCCTCATTTAGAAATACCAGCAGTTGTGATAGGAATTTTGCAAAAATACAACAAAACTGGAAAATTAGAAATCTAA
- a CDS encoding ABC transporter substrate-binding protein: MRKKRLFNFLGLVITIAIALISCHNLLLPKSPPPITVKLSGWTGNPLEQTLLKQVIQDFERQQSQIKVKYEAIADQYMDVIKTRLVGEAAPDVFYLDALEAPFLMGQNVLEPLDKYINPKFDITDIEPNLLNNFTYQNHIYGLPKDYSTLALFYNKQAFTQIGLTNPPTTWEQLRTYAKQLTGKLNKYGFGEIPELARQAYKITAFGGEIIDKNGYATFANDPGLQGLELVINQYQKDRSSAQKSDVGTNSGSEMFGQNKVAMVIEGNWAIPYLQETFPKLEFATAEIPKINHQKSTMVFTVAYVMNKQTQHKLAAWKLISYLTGKEGMKKWTSKGFALPARKSVAQQLGYDQDPLRASLVAGVNYATPWQLGKYPAAIINNFDNQFISVLLGQQPLKQAMLKAQNAANQQIQADM, encoded by the coding sequence GTGAGAAAAAAGAGATTATTTAACTTTTTAGGATTGGTAATAACAATAGCGATCGCTCTTATTAGTTGTCATAATTTGCTATTACCAAAATCACCCCCACCCATTACCGTCAAACTCAGTGGTTGGACAGGTAATCCCCTAGAACAAACACTGTTAAAACAGGTAATCCAAGACTTTGAAAGGCAGCAGTCCCAGATCAAAGTCAAATATGAAGCGATCGCCGATCAATATATGGATGTGATTAAAACCCGCCTAGTAGGAGAAGCCGCACCAGATGTATTTTATCTTGACGCTTTAGAAGCCCCTTTTTTAATGGGTCAGAATGTCCTAGAACCCCTTGATAAATACATTAACCCCAAATTTGACATCACAGACATAGAACCCAACCTCCTCAACAATTTTACCTACCAAAATCATATTTATGGTTTACCTAAAGACTATTCCACCCTAGCCCTATTTTATAACAAACAAGCATTTACTCAAATTGGTTTAACCAATCCACCAACCACATGGGAACAACTCCGTACCTATGCCAAACAATTAACAGGCAAACTGAATAAATATGGCTTTGGTGAAATTCCCGAATTAGCCCGTCAGGCATATAAAATTACAGCTTTTGGCGGAGAAATTATTGATAAAAATGGTTATGCTACCTTTGCCAATGATCCAGGTTTGCAAGGTTTAGAATTAGTCATTAATCAATATCAAAAAGACCGTTCTTCCGCTCAAAAATCTGATGTCGGTACAAATTCAGGGAGTGAAATGTTTGGACAAAATAAGGTAGCAATGGTAATTGAGGGGAATTGGGCAATTCCCTATTTGCAAGAAACCTTTCCCAAACTAGAATTTGCCACAGCAGAGATTCCTAAAATTAATCATCAGAAATCTACAATGGTTTTTACTGTTGCTTATGTCATGAATAAACAAACACAGCATAAACTTGCAGCTTGGAAACTTATTTCCTATCTAACAGGAAAAGAAGGCATGAAAAAATGGACAAGCAAAGGATTTGCATTACCGGCTCGTAAATCAGTAGCACAGCAATTAGGCTATGATCAAGACCCTCTTAGAGCATCATTAGTAGCAGGAGTTAATTATGCCACACCCTGGCAATTAGGCAAGTATCCCGCCGCAATTATCAACAACTTTGATAATCAATTTATTAGTGTTTTGCTAGGACAACAACCATTAAAACAAGCAATGTTAAAAGCGCAAAATGCAGCCAATCAACAAATTCAGGCAGATATGTAG
- a CDS encoding HugZ family pyridoxamine 5'-phosphate oxidase, with amino-acid sequence MSQFANAQAEYEKFPEEFTSIIISTVNTQGIPNASYAPFVMDDDKNIYIYVSGLATHTQNIQNHPFVSVLFIDDEIKTKQIFARRRLNFDCTANLIERETEKWQQIVDKFQLRFGELISTLRNLPDFRILQLTPKTGRFVIGFGAAYNISNDNINQLVQITKDSLS; translated from the coding sequence GCCAACGCCCAAGCTGAATATGAAAAATTTCCTGAAGAATTTACCAGCATTATTATTAGTACGGTAAATACACAAGGCATCCCTAATGCTAGTTATGCTCCTTTTGTGATGGATGATGACAAGAACATCTATATTTATGTGAGTGGACTAGCTACTCATACGCAAAATATTCAAAATCATCCTTTTGTAAGTGTTCTATTTATTGATGACGAAATTAAAACTAAACAGATTTTTGCTCGTCGGCGGTTAAACTTTGATTGTACCGCAAATTTGATAGAAAGGGAAACTGAAAAATGGCAGCAAATTGTTGATAAATTTCAGCTTCGTTTTGGAGAACTGATTTCTACATTACGCAATTTACCAGATTTTCGGATTTTGCAACTGACACCGAAGACTGGACGTTTTGTAATTGGGTTTGGGGCTGCGTATAATATTAGTAACGACAATATAAATCAACTTGTACAAATTACCAAGGATTCACTTTCATAA
- a CDS encoding M16 family metallopeptidase: MTSTLLKFPRLNAPTLHYLPNGLTIIAEQMPIDAVNLNLWVKTGSAMESDAINGMAHFLEHMIFKGTQKLISGEFERRIEERGAVTNAATSQDYTHYYTTTAPKDFAELAPLQIDVVCNPSIPDDAFERERLVVLEEIRRSEDNPRRRIYRHVMETAFDSLPYRRPVLGPESVISQVKPQQMRDFHAHWYQPQSITAVAVGNLPVEELVEIIAEEFNKNYQQTTNKLTQTAAIPEPAFTQIVRREVVDETLQQARLVMMWRVPGLMELDETYALDVVAGILGHGRTSRLVRDLREEQGLVSSISVSNMNNLLQGVFSISAKCDVENLAAVEAGIIQHLRRLQTEFVKESEIARVQQRVANRFIFGNETPSDRAGLYGYYQSLIGDLEPAFNYPQYIQAQAATDLIQATKDYLSPDAYGVVVIKPV, translated from the coding sequence ATGACATCAACTCTGCTGAAATTTCCACGCCTTAATGCACCTACGCTGCACTATTTACCCAACGGTTTGACGATTATCGCCGAACAAATGCCGATAGACGCGGTTAATCTTAACCTCTGGGTAAAAACCGGTTCTGCAATGGAGTCAGATGCTATTAATGGTATGGCTCACTTTTTAGAACACATGATTTTTAAGGGTACGCAGAAACTCATTAGTGGTGAATTTGAACGCCGGATTGAAGAGCGCGGTGCGGTGACTAATGCTGCTACTAGCCAAGATTACACCCACTATTACACCACAACTGCGCCTAAAGATTTTGCCGAATTAGCTCCTTTGCAAATAGATGTTGTTTGTAATCCGAGCATTCCTGATGATGCTTTTGAACGGGAACGATTAGTAGTTTTAGAAGAAATTAGACGTTCTGAAGATAATCCTAGACGACGAATTTATCGTCATGTCATGGAAACTGCTTTTGATTCCTTACCCTATCGTCGTCCTGTGCTGGGACCTGAATCTGTTATTTCTCAAGTTAAACCGCAACAGATGCGAGATTTTCATGCTCATTGGTATCAACCTCAGTCAATTACAGCAGTTGCTGTGGGTAATTTACCAGTAGAAGAATTAGTAGAAATTATTGCGGAAGAATTTAATAAAAATTATCAACAAACGACCAATAAACTAACACAAACAGCAGCAATTCCTGAACCTGCATTTACACAAATAGTTCGTCGAGAAGTTGTTGATGAAACTCTCCAACAAGCAAGATTAGTGATGATGTGGCGAGTTCCTGGATTGATGGAGTTAGATGAAACTTATGCGCTTGATGTTGTGGCGGGTATTTTAGGACATGGGAGAACATCTAGATTAGTGCGAGATTTACGGGAAGAACAGGGATTGGTATCTTCAATTTCTGTGAGTAATATGAATAATTTATTGCAAGGTGTGTTTTCGATTTCTGCTAAATGTGATGTAGAAAATTTAGCGGCTGTGGAAGCAGGAATTATTCAACATCTTCGCAGATTACAAACAGAATTTGTCAAAGAATCAGAAATTGCCCGTGTTCAACAACGAGTAGCTAATCGGTTTATATTTGGAAATGAAACACCAAGCGATCGCGCTGGGTTGTATGGTTATTATCAGTCATTGATTGGTGACTTAGAACCAGCCTTTAATTACCCCCAATATATTCAAGCACAAGCAGCCACTGATTTAATCCAAGCTACAAAAGATTATCTGTCCCCAGATGCTTATGGTGTCGTTGTCATCAAGCCTGTTTAG